One region of Eulemur rufifrons isolate Redbay chromosome 1, OSU_ERuf_1, whole genome shotgun sequence genomic DNA includes:
- the LOC138387475 gene encoding LOW QUALITY PROTEIN: E3 ubiquitin-protein ligase Topors-like (The sequence of the model RefSeq protein was modified relative to this genomic sequence to represent the inferred CDS: deleted 1 base in 1 codon; substituted 4 bases at 4 genomic stop codons) — MARIQALGQSQHEDRKEKRSEAKRERMASQGVRAAEAWAHIGFWASLERDCWKPYLFLLNPKHDDSPRCKLHNELELLDLRGKEKTRKIVPCWGSKXLLGSSPSCEEGEAPPPAPASEEKSPGTRRSDREHLRGSCTRRLSFLDCPELARSAPAQATSEISAKAFKMDQSSPGAGTSTAPQPGAAAASPEPRCPICLDRFHNVSYPNNCLHKFCFRCIREWAKTKAECPLCKQPFDSVFHSVRADDDFEEHVLRASYDDSAVPPRRSRTAGARPGNVSVPSGPANGGTTSPDTGVLFEVLGPSTRGRDVAIPELLSLFVVARPSTVHEISLLTAQEQETINFRRALYRAGARVTSVEDGGSSTEMSTQFFRTNPASLRRLDPWVRRELIVLLGAREPSVDIIQLIIMTNVTRYALESQAFVSDLRPFFLHLTEHFVHELISFARSPFHMEAYDQHAHYDYPAPAREEGSPSDSSVITVSPDESGTQELDIDAATVSQAPWDDETPGPSYTSSEQAHVAMSSLLNNSSSSDEELVTGGAMSQIQGVQSDEDLNNNSDSSSDDCVIVGVVKPLAERTPELVELSSDSEEFSTQEEGEIVATQEQDQPCSSGASDLIRCSSPLLLLGHNEQMNEGHPDSSKEEEEQHTSSSPGDLSSSLSGDRLHSPCSPRNKKRGRSRSAGSSSQSRSECDNHPRKHPGKKRMKRKISRSRERSPRGRRDKKRSKTRDSRSSNSTQTLSLSSESTSGSPSHSSDHSKGRSQSRSGDHYHLRRDYGSGDTWDRADYGSSDKRRALCRAHRSSQSSSPESGSQSFSLRKNTRGKTNPSKTKYYNKERHRSGSLPSNRSTTSRTGPEQGKNEKPGGKRKFKARHLESTNEVAQASYKFASKVKHTDYQTSSSELDESNKNESDSFSESLSSDTETKRKRRKRARSRSVEIVYEGEATDTTIPHEKKKKKHQGDSTSQSPVVITIHDSDSDKDCEVKRDAEWDNNGPQDPLEVEFXAPSSEPFETKDGVTREDEFGVLDKECDITALTNNLSNASKTVHNIPPPASSVEPTLDIRKESTPASDLGTSPSIXTQPSRHLPSPWTXLMSVSLSGH, encoded by the exons CGAGGAAAggagaaaaccagaaaaatcgTACCGTGTTGGGGGTCGAAGTAGCTGCTGGGGTCCTCGCCCTCCTGCGAGGAGGGTGAAGCGCCCCCACCTGCTCCGGCTTCTGAGG AGAAGTCCCCCGGTACGCGGAGAAGTGACCGGGAACACCTTCGCGGATCCTGTACACGCCGACTTAGCTTCCTGGACTGTCCGGAGCTTGCCAGGAGCGCCCCAGCGCAGGCAACTTCCGAGATAAGCGCTAAGGCATTTAAAATGGACCAGTCTTCACCCGGGGCTGGCACTAGCACAGCCCCACAGCCGGGAGCAGCTGCTGCATCTCCCGAGCCCCGGTGTCCTATATGCTTGGATCGATTTCATAACGTGTCTTACCCAAATAACTGCTTGCATAAGTTCTGCTTTCGCTGTATTCGGGAGTGGGCAAAAACCAAAGCTGAGTGTCCACTGTGTAAGCAGCCCTTTGATTCTGTTTTCCATTCTGTGAGGGCAGATGATGACTTCGAGGAGCATGTCCTAAGGGCTTCCTATGATGATTCTGCTGTTCCGCCACGTCGCTCCCGGACAGCTGGGGCAAGGCCAGGAAACGTTTCTGTACCTAGTGGTCCCGCGAACGGAGGAACAACTTCGCCAGACACTGGCGTTCTATTTGAAGTGTTAGGCCCTTCGACAAGAGGTAGGGATGTCGCAATTCCTGAGTTGCTGAGTCTGTTTGTAGTAGCCAGGCCAAGTACTGTCCATGAAATATCTTTGCTGACAGCTCAGGAACAAGAGACTATCAATTTTAGACGAGCTCTCTATCGTGCTGGTGCTCGAGTTACAAGTGTTGAAGATGGTGGCAGCTCTACGGAAATGTCAACTCAATTTTTCCGTACAAATCCAGCTTCCCTGCGCAGATTAGACCCCTGGGTAAGACGGGAACTTATAGTTCTTTTAGGAGCTCGCGAACCTTCAGTGGATATCATCCAACTCATCATCATGACTAATGTTACTCGCTATGCTTTGGAGAGCCAGGCATTTGTGTCGGATTTAAGAccattttttcttcatctaaCCGAGCATTTTGTACATGAACTTATCAGTTTTGCTCGATCTCCTTTTCACATGGAGGCATACGACCAACACGCTCATTATGATTACCCTGCGCCTGCACGTGAAGAAGGCAGCCCTTCTGATTCTTCAGTCATTACCGTATCTCCAGATGAGTCTGGGACCCAAGAGCTAGACATTGACGCAGCCACTGTTAGTCAGGCACCATGGGATGATGAAACACCGGGACCATCTTACACAAGTTCAGAGCAGGCACATGTTGCTATGTCTTCTCTCTTAAATAATTCCAGCAGTTCAGACGAAGAACTGGTCACAGGGGGAGCCATGTCTCAGATACAAGGAGTACAAAGCGATGAGGACTTGAATAACAACAGTGATTCTTCTTCAGATGATTGTGTCATTGTCGGGGTTGTTAAACCACTAGCTGAGAGGACCCCAGAACTTGTTGAACTGTCTTCTGATTCTGAGGAGTTCAGTActcaggaggaaggggagatAGTGGCGACACAAGAGCAAGACCAGCCTTGTAGTTCTGGTGCTAGCGATCTTATTAGATGCTCATCTCCACTCCTTCTCCTTGGACacaatgagcaaatgaatgaaggTCATCCTGATTCatcaaaggaggaagaggaacaaCATACATCGTCATCACCTGGAGACTTGAGCTCATCTTTGAGCGGAGACAGATTACATTCTCCATGTAGCCCTAGAAACAAGAAAAGGGGAAGATCAAGAAGTGCAGGTTCAAGTTCCCAGAGTAGAAGTGAGTGTGATAACCATCCTAGAAAGCATcctgggaagaaaagaatgaaaagaaaaatatccagaaGCAGGGAAAGGAGCCCTAgagggagaagagacaaaaagagatCCAAAACTAGAGATAGCAGGTCGTCTAACAGCACCCAAACTCTATCTCTAAGCAGTGAAAGCACAAGCGGATCACCATCTCATAGCAGTGATCACAGTAAGGGAAGGTCACAGAGCAGAAGTGGAGATCATTATCATTTAAGACGTGATTATGGAAGTGGAGATACCTGGGACAGGGCTGACTACGGATCATCTGACAAGAGGAGGGCTCTGTGCAGAGCCCATCGTTCCAGCCAATCTTCAAGTCCAGAATCTGGAAGTCAgtccttttctttaagaaaaaataccAGGGGGAAAACTAATCccagcaaaacaaaatattacaacAAGGAAAGGCACAGATCAGGGAGCCTGCCTAGTAACAGGTCAACGACTTCACGTACAGGGCCTGAgcaggggaaaaatgaaaaacctGGAGGGAAACGGAAATTCAAAGCACGGCATTTGGAGAGTACCAATGAAGTGGCTCAAGCATCTTATAAATTTGCTTCTAAGGTAAAGCATACTGATTACCAAACATCTTCCTCAGAATTGGATGAAAGCAACAAAAATGAGAGTGACAGCTTTTCAGAAAGCCTGTCATCAGACACAGAGACAAAACgcaagaggaggaaaagggcCCGGAGCCGGAGCGTAGAGATAGTTTATGAAGGAGAAGCTACTGACACAACTATACCTCacgaaaagaaaaagaagaaacaccagGGAGACAGTACTTCGCAGTCCCCAGTTGTAATTACCATCCACGACAGTGATAGTGATAAGGATTGTGAAGTAAAACGTGATGCAGAATGGGACAATAATGGACCTCAAGACCCTCTAGAAGTTGAGTTTTAAGCTCCTTCCTCAGAACCATTTGAAACTAAAGATGGAGTTACAAGAGAAGATGAATTTGGTGTCCTGGACAAGGAATGTGATATTACTGCACTTACTAACAAC TTGAGTAATGCCAGCAAAACTGTACATAATATTCCACCCCCAGCAAGTTCAGTTGAACCAACTCTTGATATAAGAAAAGAGAGCACACCTGCCTCTGATTTGGGGACCAGCCCATCTATCTGAACTCAGCCATCACGGCACTTGCCATCTCCATGGACTTGATTAATGTCAGTGTCTCTTAGCGGACactga